The DNA sequence GGGCGCGGGGGCACCGCCAGGCAGGGTGCGCCTCACCGTCAACGGGCGCCCGGTCGACGCAGCGCCCGGCCAGACACTGCTTGCTGCGCTGCGGGAAGCAGGCTACGAGATTCCCACCCTGTGCCACCTGGAAGGGCTGACGCCGTTTGGTGCGTGCCGCCTGTGCGTGGTGGAGGTGGAAGGGGCCCGGACACTGGTCACGGCGTGCACCCAGCCCGTGCAGGAGGGCATGGTGGTGCGCACCCACACCGCCGGCGTGCAGCTGGCACGCCGCCAGATCCTGGAACTTCTGCTGGCCGACCACCCGCAGGGGTGCCTGAACTGCGTTCGCTCGGACGATTGCGAACTCCGGACGCTGGCGGCACACCTGGGAGCGCGGGTCGGGGTATTCGGGGGCGCCCACCGCCGCGCGCTGGACGAGCCGCCCGACGAATCCAGCAGCGTCATCGTCCGGGACCCCGCGAAGTGCATCCTCTGCGGCCGCTGCGTGCGCATCTGCCAGGAGGTCCAGGGAGTCGGGGCCATCGACTTCGGCGGCCGGGGTTTCGATACGGTGGTGGAGCCGGCCTTCGCTAGCCCCCTGGCCGATGCGGGGTGCGTGTACTGCGGCCAGTGCGTGCTCCACTGCCCGACCGGCGCCCTGACGGAGGCGGACGCGCTCGCGCCCGTTTGGGAGGCGCTGAGCCGGCCCGGCATGCGGGTCGCCGTACAGATCGCCCCGGCGGTGCGGGTTTCGGTTGCCGAGGCGTTCGGACTGCCCCAGGGGGAGGCGCTTACCGCCCAGATCGTGGCCGCGCTGCGCCGGCTGGGCTTCGCGTACGTGTTCGACACCAGCTTCGGCGCGGACCTGACCGTCCTGGAGGAGTCCGCGGAACTGCTGCGCCGCCTGGCGGCGAACGGCAAGGAAGCCCCGCTGCCCTTGATGACGTCCTGTTGCCCGGCCTGGGTGAAGTACGTCGAACACTACTTCCCCGAGCGCCGGGCAAACCTCTCCAGTTGCCGGTCGCCCCACGAGATGGTGGGCTCGCTCGTCAAGAGCTACTTCGCCGAACGGGCGGGCATCGACGCGGAGAAGCTGTTCGTGGTCTCCATCATG is a window from the Bacillota bacterium genome containing:
- a CDS encoding [FeFe] hydrogenase, group A, whose amino-acid sequence is MRLTVNGRPVDAAPGQTLLAALREAGYEIPTLCHLEGLTPFGACRLCVVEVEGARTLVTACTQPVQEGMVVRTHTAGVQLARRQILELLLADHPQGCLNCVRSDDCELRTLAAHLGARVGVFGGAHRRALDEPPDESSSVIVRDPAKCILCGRCVRICQEVQGVGAIDFGGRGFDTVVEPAFASPLADAGCVYCGQCVLHCPTGALTEADALAPVWEALSRPGMRVAVQIAPAVRVSVAEAFGLPQGEALTAQIVAALRRLGFAYVFDTSFGADLTVLEESAELLRRLAANGKEAPLPLMTSCCPAWVKYVEHYFPERRANLSSCRSPHEMVGSLVKSYFAERAGIDAEKLFVVSIMPCTAKKFEARREELGGAVDAVLTTREFVRMLRQAGIDLPALAPEPFDLLMGESTGAAAIFGSTGGVAEAALRTAYWMATGQDLPDGSLELSALHQEGQVRRLRVRLGQRSIECAVVDGLAGARTVLESPDFERLSLVEVMACPGGCVGGGGQLRQGTTRRGRAARAQGLSAIDRGSRLRRAHENPEVSALYRDFLGHPGSERSHKLLHTHYVERRVPLADLAGSGL